A genome region from Panthera uncia isolate 11264 chromosome A3 unlocalized genomic scaffold, Puncia_PCG_1.0 HiC_scaffold_11, whole genome shotgun sequence includes the following:
- the LOC125936753 gene encoding signal-regulatory protein beta-1-like, with amino-acid sequence MRLEHRVPDLSRTILKTEKAPGARTMPVLSSLHCPTLPSLLLTLLLGFTGTAGEEFQVNQPEGSVSVRAGDIVTLACNVSAHSPAGPVLWFRKNGPEQQLIYSFNGSHFPRVNQVENTEVNQTDYSIRISDVSPKDTGTYYCVKLTIGHPDMAYVSGSGTYVSVNGEYRSDDFHPLGL; translated from the exons ATGCGTCTAG AGCACAGAGTCCCGGACCTCTCCAGGACAATACTCAAGACAGAGAAGGCTCCAGGGGCCAGGACGATGCCTGTCCTTTCCTCCCTACACTGCCCAACTCTGCCATCCCTGCTGCTGACTCTGCTTCTGGGATTCACAG GAACTGCAGGTGAAGAGTTCCAGGTGAACCAGCCTGAGGGTTCAGTGTCAGTCAGAGCTGGAGACATCGTTACACTGGCCTGCAACGTGTCTGCTCACTCCCCAGCAGGGCCTGTCTTGTGGTTCAGGAAGAATGGGCCCGAACAACAATTAATCTACAGTTTCAATGGCAGCCACTTCCCCCGAGTAAACCAAGTGGAAAACACAGAGGTCAATCAAACAGACTATTCCATCCGCATCAGTGATGTGTCACCCAAGGACACGGGCACCTATTACTGTGTGAAGTTAACAATAGGGCATCCTGACATGGCGTACGTATCTGGTTCAGGCACCTACGTGTCTGTGAATGGTGAGTACAGGTCTGACGATTTCCATCCCCTTGGTTTGTAA